TTCGATGGTCGCCGCCTGGGCCATCACCGTGCGGATCAGGTTGTACGCCAGGACGTGGGCCCAGATCTCCTTGCGCACCAGCTCCGGCGTCTTGCACCGCAAAACATCCATCTGCAAGGTGATTTTGATCGAACGCAAATCCAACTCGTTGTTCCACCTGGCCCGGTAGAGCGAAGCCAGCTCCTCCGCACTCGCCAGCCCGGGGTCCAGGATGGTCGTCACGACGACGACCGACCGCGTCCGGAACCCGGGCTGCACTACGCGGAAGCGAACCTCGCGGACGGTGATCGCCTCGGGCAGCGCGTTGTACGTCGCCCGGTCCACCGAGCGGATCGACGACGGCTTCTTCCACACGACCACGTGATCGTCCTTGCCCAGGCGGGTCCCCTTGCGGAAGTCGGCCCGGCGGTGCGCCGACAGGCGGCTGACGGTGTCGACCCCGCGTTGCTTGAGCAGGTACATTCCGACCCAGCCCGACATCAGGCGGTCGCCCAGCAGCACGTCGCCGGGGCGGAGCACGTCCCACAGCTGGCGCAGCAGGCTGACCTCGCCCTGGCCCTTGCCGGCGTAGCGGCAGACGCCCAGGTCGAGGATCGCGCCGCAGGACAGCGAGATGATCGCCCCGATCCGGGCGGGGGCGAAGCTCGTCCCGGGCACTTGGTTGTAGGCCAGAGGGTATTCCCGGCGGTTCTCCGGGGTGTCGGGCATGGAGACCGTCGAGCCGTCGAACAGGCAGACGCGGCGGCCCTTCCAAAGCCACTGCGGGTCGACTCGCGCGTCCAGGTTCCGCCCCACGAGGCGGGCCACGGCGGCGAAGAACCGCTCGGGCAGGCGCTTCCGCGCCTGGCAATACGCCCCCGTCTCGGAGCTGCACGGCTCGAGCCCCTGTGAGACCCGGTGGGCGATCAGCCGCGCGACGGCGGCGCGGCAGGACTGGTCGGCGTTGAGCACCTGTCCGATGAACACCCAGAGGGTTACCAACGGGGCGTAGATGCGGTCATTCCAGGTCGCCTCGATCTCACGGAGGGCCTCCTCGAGGCCGCTGGCGGATAGGACGTCGGCGAAGGGGAGTCCGCCTTCCTGGACGAACTGTTGGCGGAGGAGGTCGATCTGATGCCGAAGACGTCCCTGCGCGTAGTTGAACATCAATCTGGCTCCGAGCCGGTGAGGGTTGTACGCCCTCATCAGAGCCAGAATGCCCGTGGCTTCCTATCCTGCGGCGGGGGAACCGTTTGTGAAAATCTAAGTGCCATTCGTGTGGTCGACCGAGGTTTCACTCGGGACGGGGAGCGTGGACCGACCTGGCCAATTCCATGCCTGCGGTTCTTTCGTAGAGGGGGAGGACCCGGTGGAGTTGGGCCTGTTGCGCCTCGTTCCTCATGGGGCTCGTGAGTGCAGGTCAGTCGAGCCGGGCGGAGCCCAGGCCGTCTAGGTGCGTGGCCTTACTGTCGTCCGGTCATGCCGCTCCGCGCATCTGCCAGTTGGGAACTTCCGGTAGCTCGCCGGATCCTTGGCGACCGCCCGCTTCGTTCGGCAGAACCAGCCAGTCTACCGCTGAATGGGGGGCGGCCGAGGGCCCTGCGGTTCTCGTGGTCGCCCATGTTCGATGATCGTTCGCTTGCGGCGAGGCGGACTGGATCGCCGAATCTATACCGGGGAGGCCTCGTTGGTGGCCTTATGGGGGTTTTGAGGGTGGTCGACCCGGCCGCCGGCCCCTCGAATTGCCAGATCGACAACCCGGGGACGAGTGCCACGACCCCCACGCCGACACCTTCTCGGCCG
The DNA window shown above is from Paludisphaera mucosa and carries:
- a CDS encoding IS4 family transposase, yielding MFNYAQGRLRHQIDLLRQQFVQEGGLPFADVLSASGLEEALREIEATWNDRIYAPLVTLWVFIGQVLNADQSCRAAVARLIAHRVSQGLEPCSSETGAYCQARKRLPERFFAAVARLVGRNLDARVDPQWLWKGRRVCLFDGSTVSMPDTPENRREYPLAYNQVPGTSFAPARIGAIISLSCGAILDLGVCRYAGKGQGEVSLLRQLWDVLRPGDVLLGDRLMSGWVGMYLLKQRGVDTVSRLSAHRRADFRKGTRLGKDDHVVVWKKPSSIRSVDRATYNALPEAITVREVRFRVVQPGFRTRSVVVVTTILDPGLASAEELASLYRARWNNELDLRSIKITLQMDVLRCKTPELVRKEIWAHVLAYNLIRTVMAQAATIENVEPRSISFKAALQILEAFRPLIAYRAHCGADDQEELYEQLLGAIAVHRVADRPDRFEPRMTRKGPRGYEELKRPRREIKLHMLKRASKI